One segment of uncultured Desulfovibrio sp. DNA contains the following:
- the mutS gene encoding DNA mismatch repair protein MutS produces the protein MSEAPAKLTPMFEQYMGIKAEHPDALLFYRMGDFYELFLEDAKVAARELQIALTSRSRDAENPIPMCGVPWHAVEGYVAQLIDKGYHVAICDQTEDPKAAKGLVKRAVTRVITPGTVLEDANLASKSHNFLGALCPSASGGAGGLAWADISTGQWSGVEFKREAELWQWVQKLAPRELLVPEGVEPPQRCILEGIRLVRMPAPQFDLKRATERVVAAQGVREAGALGLEGKPELMRACGALLVYLSQTQMRNPDHLMPFAPLDLGRRLLIDDVTERNLEIFFRLNGRKGKGTLRHVLDDTMTPMGGRLLEDMLRHPWRELGPITRVQDAVAFFHADDVRRAALREALKNVYDLERLSTRISLNQGAPRDFIALRNSLAALPDVYAALQGAGTPFGANSDTTSAPAGQMPKSVADVVKSWDNMQDCAALLQSALVDSPPAVITEGGLFKTGYNVELDRLLDLAEHGEQKLQNMLAEEQEKTGISKLKLGFNRVFGYYYELTRAAHSGPAPFHFIRRQSLANAERFTTVELKELEEELLSAADKRKTLEYSLFQDLRTHMAAQRERIIHAADMVAQLDYWQSLAQVGRANNWCRPELDAEANLDIREGRHPVVEAMLGRANFVPNDFRLDAGRRLCLLTGPNMAGKSTVLRQVAIISLLAQMGSMVPASAARLGLVDRLFSRVGASDNLAQGQSTFMVEMMETARILRQATRRSLVILDEIGRGTSTYDGVALAWAVVEDLAKRAGGDLRTLFATHYHELTALEGRIAGVFTMNIAIREYNNDILFLHKLVPGPSDRSYGVEVARLAGVPSPVVQRARAILQGLERGRDNARKTVVSAVSLPGLSLPEPAKKEPELPEIAAAPPRSEHPLVLLLRELNPDELSPLDALRLLMEWKKLWSDSPESAPQTDALPPDEDSHE, from the coding sequence ATGTCTGAAGCCCCCGCAAAACTGACCCCCATGTTTGAGCAGTACATGGGCATCAAGGCCGAACACCCCGATGCCCTGCTGTTTTACCGCATGGGCGACTTTTATGAACTGTTTCTTGAAGACGCCAAGGTTGCGGCCCGCGAGCTTCAGATTGCCCTCACCAGCCGCAGCAGGGATGCAGAAAACCCCATCCCCATGTGCGGCGTACCGTGGCATGCGGTGGAGGGCTACGTGGCCCAGCTCATCGACAAGGGCTATCACGTTGCCATCTGCGACCAGACAGAAGACCCAAAAGCCGCCAAGGGGCTGGTCAAGCGGGCCGTTACGCGTGTTATCACGCCCGGCACCGTGCTGGAAGACGCCAACCTCGCCAGCAAGAGCCATAACTTTTTGGGGGCGCTGTGCCCTTCCGCCTCCGGTGGAGCTGGCGGCCTTGCCTGGGCGGATATTTCCACGGGCCAGTGGTCTGGCGTTGAGTTCAAGCGCGAAGCCGAACTCTGGCAGTGGGTGCAAAAACTTGCCCCGCGCGAACTGCTGGTGCCGGAAGGGGTCGAGCCGCCCCAACGGTGCATTCTGGAAGGTATAAGGCTTGTGCGCATGCCCGCGCCCCAGTTTGACCTCAAACGCGCCACAGAGCGCGTTGTGGCCGCTCAGGGCGTGCGCGAGGCTGGCGCTCTTGGACTGGAAGGCAAGCCGGAGCTCATGCGTGCCTGCGGCGCGCTGCTGGTCTATCTGAGCCAGACGCAGATGCGCAACCCCGACCACCTCATGCCCTTTGCTCCGCTTGATCTTGGCCGCCGCCTGCTCATTGACGATGTGACCGAGCGTAACCTTGAAATTTTTTTCCGCCTCAATGGCCGCAAGGGCAAAGGCACCCTGCGCCATGTGCTGGACGACACCATGACTCCCATGGGCGGCAGGCTGCTTGAAGACATGCTGCGCCACCCCTGGCGAGAGCTTGGCCCCATCACCCGCGTTCAGGACGCTGTGGCCTTTTTTCATGCGGACGATGTCCGCCGCGCCGCACTGCGCGAAGCTTTGAAAAATGTCTACGACCTGGAGCGGCTCTCCACGCGCATCAGCCTGAATCAGGGCGCGCCGCGCGATTTTATTGCCCTGCGTAACAGCCTTGCGGCCCTGCCGGACGTGTATGCCGCCCTGCAAGGGGCTGGAACGCCTTTCGGGGCGAATTCTGACACAACTTCCGCTCCTGCGGGTCAGATGCCCAAGAGCGTTGCCGATGTGGTCAAGTCGTGGGACAACATGCAGGACTGCGCGGCCCTGCTGCAAAGCGCCCTGGTGGACAGCCCTCCTGCGGTCATTACCGAGGGCGGCCTGTTCAAAACCGGCTATAATGTGGAACTTGACCGCCTGCTTGATCTGGCGGAACACGGCGAACAGAAGCTCCAGAACATGCTGGCCGAGGAACAGGAAAAAACGGGCATCAGCAAGCTCAAGCTGGGCTTTAACCGTGTGTTCGGCTATTATTACGAGCTCACGCGCGCGGCTCACAGCGGCCCTGCGCCCTTCCATTTTATTCGCCGCCAGAGCCTTGCCAATGCCGAGCGCTTCACCACTGTGGAGCTGAAAGAGCTTGAAGAAGAGCTTCTGTCTGCCGCAGACAAGCGCAAGACGCTGGAGTACTCGCTGTTTCAGGATCTGCGCACCCACATGGCCGCCCAGCGCGAACGCATCATTCACGCGGCGGATATGGTTGCCCAGCTCGACTACTGGCAGAGCCTCGCGCAGGTGGGCCGCGCCAACAACTGGTGCAGGCCGGAGCTTGACGCGGAGGCCAATCTGGACATCCGCGAGGGGCGGCACCCTGTGGTTGAAGCCATGCTTGGCCGCGCCAACTTTGTACCCAACGATTTTCGCCTTGATGCCGGACGCCGCCTATGCCTGCTCACAGGCCCCAACATGGCCGGTAAATCCACCGTGCTGCGGCAAGTTGCCATCATCAGCCTTCTGGCGCAGATGGGTTCCATGGTTCCTGCCAGCGCCGCCCGCCTCGGGCTGGTAGACCGCCTGTTTTCGCGCGTGGGCGCATCAGACAATCTCGCGCAGGGTCAGAGCACCTTTATGGTGGAAATGATGGAAACGGCCCGCATTCTGCGTCAGGCCACCCGCCGCAGCCTTGTGATTCTGGACGAAATTGGCCGGGGCACCAGCACCTATGACGGCGTAGCCCTGGCCTGGGCTGTGGTGGAAGACCTTGCTAAGCGGGCTGGCGGCGACCTGCGCACCCTCTTTGCCACCCACTACCACGAGCTGACCGCCCTGGAAGGCCGCATTGCAGGTGTGTTCACCATGAACATCGCCATCCGCGAATACAACAACGATATTCTCTTTCTGCACAAGCTTGTCCCCGGCCCTTCAGACCGCAGCTACGGCGTGGAGGTGGCCCGCCTTGCGGGTGTGCCCAGCCCCGTGGTGCAGCGGGCCAGAGCCATCTTGCAGGGGCTTGAACGCGGGCGCGACAACGCCAGAAAAACCGTGGTTTCTGCGGTATCCCTGCCGGGCCTGAGCCTGCCTGAGCCAGCAAAAAAAGAGCCGGAGCTGCCGGAAATTGCCGCTGCGCCGCCGCGCTCGGAACACCCGCTTGTGCTGCTGCTGCGCGAGCTGAATCCTGACGAACTCAGCCCGCTGGACGCCCTGCGGCTGCTCATGGAATGGAAAAAACTGTGGAGCGACAGCCCGGAATCTGCCCCGCAAACAGACGCCCTGCCGCCGGACGAGGATAGTCATGAGTGA
- a CDS encoding DnaJ family domain-containing protein, which yields MSDANPWSVIQLVAERRIEEALSQGAFDNLPGAGKPLEIEDLSHVPEDMRMAYKILRNAGCLPPELEERKELNRLVDLLERCEDEQERVRQMQRVRFMVTRAKMRFQRPMQIEQDDPYYDRLLDRLSANPRKAD from the coding sequence ATGAGTGACGCCAATCCCTGGTCTGTCATCCAGCTTGTGGCGGAACGCCGCATTGAGGAAGCCCTGTCGCAAGGGGCCTTTGACAATCTGCCCGGCGCTGGCAAACCCCTTGAGATTGAAGACCTGAGCCATGTGCCGGAAGACATGCGCATGGCCTACAAAATATTGCGCAATGCTGGCTGCCTGCCGCCCGAGCTTGAGGAGCGCAAGGAATTGAACAGGCTTGTTGATCTGCTGGAACGGTGCGAAGACGAGCAGGAACGCGTGCGCCAGATGCAAAGGGTGCGCTTTATGGTCACCCGGGCCAAAATGCGCTTTCAGCGCCCCATGCAGATTGAGCAGGACGACCCCTATTACGACCGCCTGCTGGACAGATTGTCCGCCAATCCGCGCAAGGCGGACTGA
- a CDS encoding anaerobic C4-dicarboxylate transporter — translation MLTLQLCVILACLLLGTRYGGMGLGLISGIGLFILCFVFNVQPGKPPVDVILTILAVIGCAATLQTAGGLDVLMRVAERLLRKHPEHITLLAPITTWFLTLLCGTGHVAYTMFPIIYDIAINKGIRPERPMAVASVSAQIGICASPVSVAVVSMVSMLGQAHGVGTAISIVTLLAISIPSTFVGVLCAGLWSMHRGKDLDKDPEFQKRLADPETKSYIYGGGSTLLDKVFPPEAYRAVWFFFAAIAAVVILGAFADLRPSFGPPNKLAPLSMNIVIQMIMLIAGACILMFCKVKQQAISSSAVFKAGMVAIFSVFGVAWMTDSFFHAHLVFIKTELASVVTSYPWTYALVLVFVSKLVNSQAAALAAVVPLGLSLGLEPKLLLAFMPMCYGYFILPTYPSDLACINFDRSGTTCIGKFIINHSFIIPGAIGITVGTLVSYALVMTFL, via the coding sequence ATGCTGACACTGCAACTTTGTGTCATTCTGGCCTGTCTGCTGTTGGGAACACGATATGGCGGCATGGGGCTGGGCCTCATCAGCGGCATTGGTTTGTTCATTCTCTGTTTTGTCTTCAACGTGCAGCCGGGCAAACCGCCCGTTGATGTCATTCTTACGATTCTGGCCGTTATCGGTTGCGCGGCCACACTGCAAACGGCGGGGGGACTGGATGTGCTCATGCGGGTGGCTGAACGCCTGCTTCGCAAACACCCGGAACACATCACTCTGCTGGCTCCCATCACCACATGGTTTCTTACGCTGCTGTGCGGTACCGGCCACGTGGCGTACACCATGTTTCCCATTATCTATGACATCGCCATCAACAAGGGCATCCGCCCTGAAAGGCCTATGGCTGTCGCTTCTGTTTCGGCGCAGATCGGCATCTGCGCATCACCCGTCTCTGTTGCTGTTGTTTCAATGGTTTCCATGCTCGGGCAAGCCCACGGTGTGGGAACTGCCATAAGCATTGTCACGTTGTTGGCCATTTCCATTCCGTCCACCTTCGTGGGCGTACTGTGCGCTGGTTTGTGGTCCATGCACCGTGGCAAAGACCTGGACAAGGATCCGGAATTTCAGAAGCGTCTGGCCGACCCGGAAACCAAGTCCTACATATACGGCGGCGGCAGCACCCTGCTGGACAAGGTATTTCCCCCAGAAGCATACCGCGCCGTGTGGTTCTTTTTTGCCGCAATAGCCGCCGTGGTGATACTTGGCGCTTTTGCTGACCTGCGCCCCTCTTTCGGCCCGCCGAACAAGCTCGCGCCTCTTTCCATGAACATTGTCATTCAGATGATCATGCTCATTGCTGGCGCGTGCATCCTTATGTTCTGCAAGGTCAAGCAGCAGGCCATATCGAGCAGTGCGGTCTTCAAGGCTGGCATGGTCGCCATCTTTTCCGTTTTTGGCGTGGCCTGGATGACTGACAGCTTTTTCCATGCCCACCTTGTATTCATCAAGACGGAACTGGCAAGCGTGGTGACATCCTATCCCTGGACGTACGCTCTTGTGCTTGTGTTTGTCTCCAAGCTTGTGAACAGCCAGGCAGCCGCTCTGGCGGCGGTTGTTCCCCTTGGCCTCAGCCTCGGCCTTGAACCCAAGCTGCTGCTGGCCTTCATGCCCATGTGTTACGGCTACTTTATCCTGCCCACCTATCCCAGCGATCTGGCCTGCATCAATTTTGACAGATCAGGCACCACGTGCATCGGCAAGTTCATCATCAATCACAGTTTCATTATCCCTGGTGCCATAGGCATTACCGTGGGCACGCTTGTAAGCTACGCCCTGGTCATGACCTTCCTGTAA
- a CDS encoding succinate dehydrogenase/fumarate reductase cytochrome b subunit, which yields MSQALYNAGESPHTRSESRLDFFQAISGVLLIAFLWAHLLMVGSVIISPSAMNALGWFLEATCMAQIGGPIIFMLMVAHFVIAARKMPFAAGEWSLFWNHAVRLRHKDTWMWIVQVATALVILIMGSIHMYTILTHLPIDAATSAARVRGGWLPFYLLLLPLAELHVGIGFYRLGVKYGFITRSTRSRWQRGEYMMMGGFVAIGLMTLLRLWLLAG from the coding sequence ATGAGTCAGGCTTTGTACAATGCCGGGGAATCGCCGCACACCAGATCTGAATCGCGGCTGGATTTTTTTCAGGCGATATCAGGCGTGCTGCTCATCGCCTTTCTTTGGGCGCATCTGCTTATGGTGGGCAGCGTTATCATAAGCCCTTCTGCCATGAATGCTCTTGGCTGGTTTCTTGAAGCCACCTGCATGGCCCAAATCGGCGGCCCAATCATCTTCATGCTCATGGTGGCGCATTTTGTGATCGCCGCCCGCAAGATGCCTTTCGCCGCCGGGGAATGGAGTCTTTTCTGGAACCATGCCGTGCGACTGCGGCACAAGGACACCTGGATGTGGATTGTGCAGGTTGCGACGGCTCTGGTTATTCTGATTATGGGCAGCATCCACATGTACACCATCCTCACCCATTTGCCCATTGACGCGGCCACGAGCGCAGCGCGGGTGCGCGGCGGCTGGCTGCCGTTTTATCTGCTGCTGCTGCCTCTGGCCGAGCTCCATGTGGGCATCGGTTTTTACCGCCTTGGCGTGAAGTACGGTTTTATAACCAGAAGCACGCGCTCCCGCTGGCAACGCGGCGAGTATATGATGATGGGCGGTTTTGTGGCCATTGGCCTTATGACCCTGCTGCGCCTCTGGCTGCTGGCCGGATAG
- a CDS encoding fumarate reductase flavoprotein subunit has protein sequence MRVFQTDLLCIGAGLAGERVAVEAAQAGFDVICLSLVPPRRSHSSAAQGGMQAALGNSIMGEGDSPDVHFMDTVKGSDWGCDQEVARIFADTAPIAMREMAYLGVPWNRVEPGEHTYFKGGKPFQAKEKAQNEGLIHARAFGGTAKWRTCYTADGTGHSVLFTLDNRLLQLGVDVHDRMQAEALIHDGQTCQGCVARCLRTGELVAYLARATLIATGGYGRIYRATTNAVICDGGGQIAALETGLVPMGNMEAVQFHPTGTVPTDILVTEGCRGDGGTLLDVNGYRFMPDYEPEKAELASRDVVSRRMTEHMRKGLGVKSPYGDHLWLDIRHLGEKHITTNLREVYEIATNFLGVDPIHQPIPVRPTQHYSMGGVRTNKDGAAYGLKGLYAAGEAACWDMHGFNRLGGNSLSETIVAGRVVGAKIVEFLQGHDSLFSTAAMRDAENLVKSRIEALCRGGSENCFTLRNAMQDVMMEHVGIFRNGPDLEEGVEKLQALLERSKNIGLNGSSGSAFSPEISTALRMPGMIKLALCTAYGALMRTESRGAHTREDFPERNDQQWLNRTLAHWKEGDTLPTLSYESATPWYEIPPGERGYGGGKIIAAEISPSMIKKQGA, from the coding sequence GTGCGAGTTTTTCAAACTGATCTGCTCTGCATAGGTGCCGGACTCGCCGGCGAACGCGTTGCCGTGGAAGCGGCCCAGGCCGGATTTGACGTTATTTGTCTGTCCCTTGTTCCTCCACGCCGTTCGCATTCATCGGCGGCGCAGGGGGGCATGCAGGCGGCCCTCGGCAACTCCATCATGGGCGAGGGCGACAGCCCCGACGTGCATTTTATGGATACCGTAAAAGGTTCCGACTGGGGCTGCGACCAGGAAGTGGCCCGCATTTTTGCGGACACCGCGCCCATAGCCATGCGCGAGATGGCCTATCTTGGTGTGCCCTGGAATCGAGTGGAACCTGGCGAACATACCTACTTTAAGGGGGGCAAGCCCTTTCAGGCCAAGGAAAAAGCCCAAAACGAGGGCCTCATCCATGCCCGCGCCTTTGGCGGAACAGCCAAATGGCGCACCTGCTATACCGCGGACGGTACGGGGCATTCCGTACTCTTCACCCTGGATAACCGCCTGCTGCAACTGGGTGTGGACGTGCACGACCGCATGCAGGCCGAAGCGCTCATCCATGACGGGCAGACCTGCCAGGGTTGCGTTGCCCGCTGCCTGCGCACAGGTGAGCTGGTTGCCTACCTGGCGCGCGCAACGCTTATTGCCACTGGCGGATATGGACGCATTTATCGCGCCACAACCAATGCCGTCATCTGTGATGGTGGAGGACAGATAGCCGCTCTGGAAACCGGACTGGTGCCCATGGGCAACATGGAGGCCGTGCAGTTCCATCCCACGGGCACAGTGCCCACCGACATCCTTGTTACCGAAGGCTGCCGGGGTGACGGCGGAACCCTGCTTGACGTCAACGGCTATCGTTTCATGCCCGACTACGAGCCGGAAAAAGCAGAGCTGGCCTCCCGCGATGTGGTTTCCCGGCGCATGACCGAGCATATGCGCAAGGGGCTTGGCGTAAAAAGCCCGTATGGCGACCACCTGTGGCTGGATATCCGTCATCTGGGTGAAAAGCACATCACCACCAATCTGCGTGAAGTGTATGAAATCGCGACCAACTTCCTTGGCGTGGATCCCATACACCAGCCCATTCCCGTGCGCCCGACCCAGCACTACAGCATGGGCGGCGTACGCACCAACAAGGACGGTGCGGCCTATGGTCTGAAAGGCCTCTACGCCGCGGGCGAGGCCGCCTGTTGGGACATGCACGGCTTTAACCGCCTGGGGGGCAACTCCTTGTCCGAAACAATTGTTGCGGGCCGTGTCGTGGGCGCAAAAATTGTGGAATTTCTTCAGGGACACGATTCCCTGTTTTCCACAGCCGCCATGCGTGATGCGGAAAATCTGGTCAAAAGCCGCATAGAGGCCCTGTGCCGTGGCGGTAGTGAAAACTGCTTTACGCTGCGCAATGCCATGCAGGACGTCATGATGGAGCATGTGGGCATTTTCCGTAACGGCCCGGATCTGGAGGAAGGCGTGGAAAAACTCCAGGCTCTGCTTGAGCGCAGTAAAAATATCGGGCTCAACGGTTCATCCGGCAGTGCGTTCAGTCCTGAAATTTCCACCGCCCTGCGCATGCCCGGCATGATCAAACTTGCGCTGTGCACTGCCTATGGGGCGCTCATGCGCACCGAAAGCCGCGGAGCGCACACGCGGGAAGACTTCCCCGAGCGTAATGACCAGCAGTGGCTCAACCGCACTCTGGCCCACTGGAAAGAAGGCGATACCTTGCCGACACTCAGCTATGAATCGGCAACTCCGTGGTATGAAATTCCCCCGGGTGAACGCGGTTACGGCGGTGGCAAAATCATTGCCGCCGAGATTTCTCCCAGCATGATCAAGAAGCAAGGAGCATAG
- a CDS encoding fumarate reductase iron-sulfur subunit → MARTLHLEIFRHNPSDPESKPRMQHFELEETASMTLFLVLSQIRETMDATLQFDFCCRAGICGSCAMVINGRPGLACHTRTSDLPDHITLHPLPVFKLLGDLSVDTGTWFRKVGQKIESWVHTSKPFEPYAPEDRMTNTLANEIFELDRCVECGCCVAACGTALMRSDFIGATSINRLARFYIDPRDERTSDSFYELIGDDSGVFGCMGLLACEDVCPKKIPLQDQLGIMRRMATLESVRGILPSAIRKKFLGCKENCIC, encoded by the coding sequence ATGGCACGCACCCTTCATCTGGAGATATTCCGGCATAATCCCTCTGACCCGGAATCAAAGCCGCGCATGCAGCACTTTGAGCTGGAAGAAACCGCGAGCATGACGCTCTTTCTGGTACTTTCGCAGATCCGTGAAACCATGGACGCTACGCTCCAGTTTGATTTCTGCTGCCGGGCGGGCATTTGCGGCTCATGCGCCATGGTCATTAACGGTCGGCCTGGTCTTGCCTGCCACACGCGCACTTCCGACCTGCCGGACCATATCACCCTGCACCCACTGCCGGTGTTCAAATTGCTGGGCGACCTTTCAGTGGACACGGGCACATGGTTCAGAAAGGTAGGGCAGAAGATCGAGTCATGGGTTCATACCAGCAAACCCTTTGAGCCTTATGCCCCGGAAGATCGCATGACCAACACGCTCGCCAATGAAATCTTTGAGCTTGACCGCTGCGTTGAATGCGGCTGCTGCGTGGCGGCATGCGGTACGGCCCTTATGCGCAGCGACTTCATCGGGGCTACAAGTATCAACCGTCTGGCGCGGTTTTATATAGACCCACGCGATGAGCGCACAAGCGATAGTTTTTATGAACTGATTGGAGACGATTCCGGCGTTTTTGGTTGCATGGGCCTGCTGGCCTGCGAAGATGTCTGCCCCAAGAAGATACCGCTTCAGGATCAGCTCGGCATCATGCGGCGCATGGCCACGCTGGAATCCGTACGCGGCATTTTGCCCAGCGCAATCCGCAAAAAGTTTTTAGGTTGCAAAGAAAATTGTATTTGCTGA
- a CDS encoding transporter substrate-binding domain-containing protein — protein sequence MVALLVRILLALLLLPAAVSNTAAVEYSENDTSADPPGVLRSLLVGGDRDYPPYEFLDKSGKPAGFNVDLTRAVAETMGMQVEFRLGGWSSELAALKRGDLDMLQGMTSSEDRSRYLDFVPHTIVNHAIFARRDTPPVSSLDELEGKKVIVHRAGYMNEVLASKGFAQDLILTDTPADGLRLLASGQGEYAVVAVLPGNYIIRENKLHNLYVVVSSVASVRYGYAALKGNEMLMSRLSEGLAILRETGRYQTIHDKWLGVLETGKVRWETVALYAGAIIVPLLIVLGGVVLWTHILRKQVAQRTRSLSMALDELSRNQRQLVQADKMAALGILVSGVAHEINNPNGLILLNIPILRRVLADVTRMLDELREREGSFTLGGISYERMRNELPMMLDEMQEGALRIKRIVNDLKDFARREEGVGKSLIDINDASRKAVRLVESTIRKHTDHFSASYEDDLPFVWGSSQRIEQVVVNLVLNACQALPDKSRAIAITTHYDPVKAVVDLCVRDEGTGINPEQLQHLTDPFFTTKRETGGTGLGLSVSAGILKEHGGTLTFESCPGCWTKASLTIPAAKENCDQ from the coding sequence ATGGTTGCACTATTGGTACGCATTCTTCTGGCGCTCCTGCTTCTTCCTGCTGCTGTTTCAAACACCGCGGCAGTGGAATATAGTGAAAATGATACATCCGCAGATCCCCCCGGGGTTCTGCGCTCCTTGCTTGTTGGTGGTGACCGTGACTACCCGCCCTATGAATTCCTCGACAAAAGCGGCAAGCCCGCCGGATTCAATGTTGACCTGACCCGTGCGGTCGCAGAAACAATGGGTATGCAGGTTGAGTTCCGCCTCGGCGGCTGGTCTTCTGAACTGGCAGCTCTCAAACGGGGAGATCTGGACATGCTTCAGGGGATGACCTCTTCCGAAGATCGTTCCAGGTATTTGGATTTCGTTCCGCATACCATTGTCAACCATGCCATCTTTGCGCGCAGGGACACTCCTCCGGTTTCTTCACTCGATGAGCTTGAGGGAAAAAAAGTTATAGTCCATCGAGCTGGCTACATGAATGAGGTGTTGGCCTCCAAAGGGTTTGCACAGGATCTGATTCTTACAGACACCCCTGCCGACGGGCTGCGTCTGTTGGCCTCTGGCCAGGGCGAATACGCCGTAGTGGCTGTTTTGCCTGGCAATTACATTATCCGGGAAAACAAACTGCACAACCTTTACGTTGTGGTCAGTTCTGTGGCGTCGGTGCGCTATGGGTACGCAGCGCTTAAGGGCAATGAAATGCTCATGTCCCGTCTGAGCGAAGGATTGGCCATCCTGCGTGAAACCGGGCGCTATCAGACGATTCACGACAAATGGCTGGGAGTGCTGGAGACCGGGAAAGTTCGGTGGGAGACAGTGGCCCTGTATGCCGGGGCGATTATTGTGCCCCTGCTGATAGTGCTTGGTGGTGTGGTGCTGTGGACGCATATTCTGCGCAAGCAGGTGGCGCAGCGTACCCGCTCGCTGAGCATGGCGCTTGATGAACTTTCGCGTAACCAGCGCCAACTGGTGCAGGCCGATAAAATGGCGGCATTGGGCATACTTGTGTCTGGTGTTGCCCATGAAATAAATAATCCCAATGGACTGATCCTTCTTAATATTCCAATTCTTCGCAGAGTATTGGCCGATGTGACGCGCATGCTTGATGAACTGCGTGAGCGCGAAGGATCGTTTACACTGGGCGGCATTTCTTATGAGCGCATGCGCAACGAACTGCCCATGATGCTCGACGAAATGCAGGAAGGCGCGTTGCGGATAAAGCGCATTGTTAATGATCTTAAAGATTTCGCACGGCGTGAAGAAGGGGTGGGGAAGTCCCTCATCGACATAAACGATGCCTCGCGCAAGGCCGTGCGCCTTGTTGAATCCACCATCCGCAAGCACACCGACCACTTTTCCGCCAGTTACGAGGACGATTTGCCCTTTGTGTGGGGCAGCTCGCAACGCATAGAGCAGGTTGTGGTCAATCTGGTGCTCAATGCCTGTCAGGCCCTGCCGGACAAGTCGCGGGCGATTGCCATAACCACGCACTACGACCCGGTAAAGGCTGTTGTTGATTTGTGCGTGCGGGATGAGGGAACAGGCATCAATCCTGAACAGCTGCAGCATCTGACGGACCCTTTTTTTACCACCAAGCGTGAAACCGGGGGCACAGGGCTGGGGCTGTCCGTCTCCGCGGGCATTCTGAAAGAACACGGCGGTACGCTGACTTTTGAATCATGCCCGGGGTGCTGGACCAAAGCCTCACTGACAATTCCTGCGGCCAAGGAGAACTGCGACCAATGA